A single region of the Rhodococcus sp. W8901 genome encodes:
- a CDS encoding DUF11 domain-containing protein — MLYSVDNGSSVAKRIDPNTGAVTDAFPVEPSGKGYRHNQLGIGPSGTYAIYTSSEDDGDNRRIYEYDAASGKTTSESDKAKVKNTHGAINPANGLYYYGGKDDGADSFTFGAYDPANNASLGVVLKVKFDKKTTVPGGNGDMAFDAQGNLFIVAAGDNNGRIYSVQGPMPTSSEKTLTGKAITDESTAFKKSNSIAFGPNGYLFVGGGGSLLKVDPGTGNAVPANLTSSSMTDMGSCNDPNTIELRKNLPDGRVGKDDQFGLEISGGGLSEGNTATTTGTKTGIQDQAAGPVLGLAGKTYTLTETAQGGASLDNYVTTWECVDAKTQTKKSGEGTTITVEIPAGQSGKSTSCTFTNAAKKPGLELVKSASPNTAADFVVGKTVTYSFKMTNTGAVTLKDVKPVEKTFTGKADMSGFTCPDGAKSLAPKASVTCTATYVLQQEDIDRGKLDNTATATGTDPGGKPVNSNESSVPLVGGPATPGITLDKIASPKEAEAYKLGQTIKYTFKISNTGNVTLNDLKVNEGDFTGNGKLSAVDCPVKSVAPGGTVTCTAEYTLTQADIDSGRIENTATATGKPPTGEPITSPPDTETLEGNPAKSLSIVKDASPSTTESYKVGQEIDYTFKITNTGEVTLTDVHPNETKFTGDGDMSAFDCPAGAKSLAPGESTTCTAKYTLTQADIDAGKLENTATATGTPPSGEPVTSKPSDKTLSGEPKAAISLEKTATPTEADKFAVGETVTYSFTMTNTGNVTLTDVHPNEVAFSGDKTKLSDFVCPDASKPLAPNASTVCTATYELTQSDVDRGTLDNTATATGTPPSGGDVTSEPDDVNLSGNQKPALEIVKTASPKGVEDFKVGQEITYTFDITNTGNQTLSNVKVAEGAFSGSGKITDLSCPEEAKSMAPGAKVTCSAKYTITQDDVNAGKLDNVAIATGTPPGTETPIESPQDEENLAGDPKSGLTLEKTAEPRENVQVGDTVTYKFAITNTGDQTLTEVKVKENEFSGTGTLSDITCPDNSLDPGESVTCEATYTFTDEDMKAGSIDNVATATGTPPSKAPIESNPSDATVTAGEQPGGTGSLGSLGLGSLGSLGAGSLGSGSLAAGSLAAGSLAAGSLAAGSLENSGSQENAGSAGSSGSAGSQENSGSAGSGSGNPGTPGGNPGTPGGNPGTPANPGTPGDPGTPGNAGNSGNGNAGNGGAAGNSDTEKGALIDSGLGADGDGGLNTGLVAGGLALLVAAAGVLFMALRRRKAAEGDVTDL; from the coding sequence GTGCTGTATTCAGTCGACAACGGTTCGAGTGTCGCGAAGCGGATCGACCCGAACACCGGGGCCGTCACCGACGCGTTTCCGGTTGAGCCGAGCGGCAAGGGCTACCGGCATAACCAGCTCGGTATTGGTCCCAGCGGGACCTACGCGATCTACACATCCTCGGAAGATGATGGCGATAACCGGAGGATCTACGAGTACGACGCCGCGTCCGGCAAGACGACCAGCGAGTCGGACAAGGCCAAGGTCAAGAACACACACGGTGCGATCAACCCCGCGAACGGCCTGTACTACTACGGCGGCAAGGACGATGGCGCCGATTCGTTCACGTTCGGGGCGTACGACCCTGCCAACAACGCGTCCCTCGGTGTCGTCCTCAAGGTGAAGTTCGACAAGAAGACTACGGTCCCGGGCGGCAACGGCGACATGGCTTTCGACGCACAGGGCAACCTGTTCATCGTCGCGGCCGGGGACAATAACGGCCGCATCTATTCGGTCCAGGGGCCGATGCCGACGTCTTCCGAGAAGACTCTGACGGGCAAGGCGATCACGGATGAATCGACGGCCTTCAAGAAGAGCAATTCGATTGCTTTCGGGCCGAACGGCTACCTGTTCGTCGGTGGCGGCGGAAGCCTCCTCAAGGTCGATCCGGGTACGGGCAACGCAGTCCCTGCCAACCTGACCAGTTCGTCCATGACCGATATGGGTTCCTGCAATGATCCGAACACGATCGAGTTGCGCAAGAACCTGCCCGACGGTCGCGTCGGGAAGGACGATCAGTTCGGCCTTGAGATCTCCGGTGGTGGCCTGAGCGAGGGCAACACGGCGACCACGACGGGCACCAAGACGGGGATCCAGGACCAGGCTGCCGGCCCGGTCCTCGGACTTGCGGGCAAGACCTACACCCTCACGGAGACCGCCCAGGGCGGCGCAAGCCTCGACAACTACGTCACCACGTGGGAGTGCGTCGACGCCAAGACCCAGACGAAGAAGTCCGGTGAAGGCACGACCATCACCGTAGAGATTCCGGCTGGTCAGAGCGGCAAGAGCACCAGTTGCACGTTCACCAACGCGGCGAAGAAGCCCGGCCTGGAGTTGGTGAAGTCGGCGTCGCCGAACACGGCTGCAGACTTCGTCGTCGGCAAGACCGTCACTTACAGCTTCAAGATGACGAACACCGGCGCCGTGACTCTCAAGGACGTCAAGCCGGTCGAGAAGACGTTCACCGGCAAGGCGGACATGTCGGGCTTCACCTGTCCCGATGGTGCTAAGTCGTTGGCGCCCAAGGCATCTGTGACGTGCACCGCGACGTACGTCCTCCAGCAGGAGGACATCGACCGCGGCAAGCTCGACAACACCGCGACCGCGACCGGAACCGATCCGGGTGGCAAGCCGGTCAACTCGAACGAGTCGAGCGTCCCTCTCGTCGGCGGTCCGGCCACTCCCGGCATCACGCTCGACAAGATCGCGTCGCCGAAGGAAGCCGAGGCCTACAAGCTCGGCCAGACCATCAAGTACACCTTCAAGATCAGCAACACCGGCAACGTGACGTTGAACGATCTGAAGGTCAACGAGGGTGATTTCACCGGCAATGGCAAGCTGTCGGCCGTCGACTGCCCGGTGAAGTCCGTGGCCCCTGGCGGCACGGTGACGTGCACCGCGGAGTACACGCTGACCCAGGCGGACATCGACAGCGGGCGCATCGAGAACACCGCGACCGCGACGGGCAAGCCTCCGACGGGTGAACCGATCACGTCCCCGCCGGACACGGAGACGCTCGAGGGCAATCCCGCGAAGTCGCTGTCCATCGTGAAGGACGCATCGCCGTCGACGACCGAGTCCTACAAGGTCGGCCAGGAGATCGACTACACCTTCAAGATCACCAACACCGGTGAAGTGACGCTCACGGACGTGCATCCGAACGAGACCAAGTTCACGGGTGACGGCGACATGTCGGCGTTCGATTGCCCAGCGGGCGCGAAGTCGCTGGCACCGGGCGAGTCGACGACCTGCACGGCGAAGTACACGCTGACGCAGGCCGACATCGATGCCGGCAAGCTGGAGAACACCGCGACCGCGACGGGGACGCCTCCGTCGGGTGAGCCGGTCACGTCGAAGCCGTCGGACAAGACGCTGTCGGGCGAGCCGAAGGCGGCGATCAGCCTGGAGAAGACCGCCACGCCGACCGAGGCGGACAAGTTCGCGGTGGGTGAGACCGTCACCTACAGCTTCACGATGACCAACACCGGCAATGTGACGCTGACGGACGTGCATCCGAACGAGGTCGCCTTCTCGGGTGACAAGACGAAACTGAGTGACTTCGTCTGCCCGGATGCGTCGAAGCCTTTGGCACCCAACGCGTCTACGGTGTGCACCGCCACGTATGAGCTGACCCAGTCCGACGTCGATCGGGGCACTCTCGATAACACCGCCACCGCGACCGGTACCCCGCCGTCGGGTGGGGACGTGACCTCGGAACCCGATGACGTGAACCTGTCGGGCAACCAGAAGCCTGCCCTCGAGATCGTGAAGACCGCGTCGCCCAAGGGTGTCGAGGACTTCAAGGTCGGCCAGGAGATCACGTACACGTTCGACATCACCAACACGGGTAACCAGACGCTGTCGAACGTGAAGGTGGCCGAGGGCGCGTTCTCGGGCTCGGGAAAGATCACCGACCTGTCCTGCCCGGAAGAGGCGAAGTCGATGGCGCCCGGCGCGAAGGTGACGTGCTCGGCGAAGTACACGATCACGCAGGACGATGTCAACGCCGGCAAGCTCGACAACGTCGCGATCGCCACGGGTACGCCTCCGGGCACCGAGACTCCGATCGAGTCGCCCCAGGACGAGGAGAACCTGGCAGGGGATCCGAAGTCGGGGTTGACGCTCGAGAAGACCGCGGAGCCGCGCGAGAACGTCCAGGTGGGTGACACCGTCACCTACAAGTTCGCGATCACGAACACCGGTGATCAGACCCTCACCGAGGTGAAGGTCAAGGAGAACGAGTTCTCCGGCACCGGAACGCTGTCGGACATCACGTGCCCGGACAACTCGCTGGATCCCGGCGAGTCGGTGACCTGCGAGGCCACCTACACGTTCACGGATGAGGACATGAAGGCCGGCTCGATCGACAACGTCGCCACGGCAACCGGCACCCCGCCGTCGAAGGCTCCGATCGAATCGAATCCGTCGGACGCGACGGTCACCGCTGGGGAACAGCCCGGCGGAACGGGTTCGCTCGGCTCGCTGGGCCTCGGTTCGCTCGGCTCCCTCGGGGCGGGTTCCCTCGGCAGCGGTTCGCTGGCGGCGGGCTCTCTGGCGGCAGGTTCGCTCGCGGCCGGATCTCTCGCAGCGGGTTCGCTGGAGAACTCCGGCTCGCAGGAGAACGCGGGTTCGGCCGGCTCGTCGGGTTCTGCTGGTTCGCAGGAGAACTCGGGTTCGGCCGGATCGGGTTCCGGTAACCCCGGTACTCCCGGTGGTAACCCCGGTACGCCCGGTGGCAATCCCGGTACTCCCGCCAACCCCGGTACGCCCGGTGACCCGGGTACTCCCGGCAACGCGGGCAACTCCGGGAACGGGAATGCCGGAAATGGTGGAGCCGCCGGCAACTCCGACACCGAGAAGGGTGCGCTGATCGATTCGGGTCTGGGCGCCGACGGTGACGGCGGTCTGAACACGGGCCTCGTCGCCGGTGGACTGGCGCTGCTGGTCGCTGCGGCTGGTGTCCTGTTCATGGCACTGCGCAGGCGCAAGGCTGCGGAAGGTGACGTCACAGATCTGTGA
- a CDS encoding TetR/AcrR family transcriptional regulator produces the protein MASDTRDRILDALERLLHDVGVAHVTLEAVATAAGVSKGGLLYHFPSKEALLASMVRRLGDRSDQQLADAVAGGRTVSEIYLQYPGADSADEMALYRSMLAAMRSADGQHDEVQQAVADVMRSWDDGLLAEIDDPVQAEIVRLVGDGIYLAALLGLPEPDPELHRRVVNRLLGPTAAAEDDSAT, from the coding sequence ATGGCCTCCGACACACGCGATCGCATCCTCGACGCCCTCGAACGCCTGCTGCACGACGTCGGCGTCGCCCACGTGACGCTCGAGGCGGTCGCCACCGCGGCAGGCGTCTCCAAGGGCGGTCTGCTCTACCACTTCCCCAGCAAGGAAGCGCTGCTCGCGTCGATGGTCCGCCGTCTCGGCGACCGGTCCGACCAACAGCTCGCCGACGCCGTCGCCGGCGGGCGGACCGTGTCCGAGATCTACCTGCAGTACCCCGGCGCCGACTCGGCGGACGAGATGGCGCTGTACCGTTCGATGCTCGCCGCGATGCGCAGTGCCGACGGGCAGCACGACGAGGTGCAGCAGGCCGTCGCGGACGTCATGCGATCGTGGGACGACGGGCTGCTCGCCGAGATCGACGATCCGGTCCAGGCCGAGATCGTGCGCCTGGTCGGCGACGGCATCTACCTCGCCGCCCTGCTCGGCCTACCCGAGCCCGACCCGGAACTCCACCGCCGGGTGGTGAACCGACTGCTCGGCCCCACCGCGGCGGCGGAGGACGACTCCGCTACGTGA
- a CDS encoding nitroreductase family deazaflavin-dependent oxidoreductase, with amino-acid sequence MPLTGEYEPSPSSWAADQVDLYERSGGTEGTTMEGKPVVVLTTKGAKSGKLRKTPLMRVEHDGQYAVVASLGGAPQHPVWYHNVVADPHVELQDGPVKQDMIAREVTGDEKAEWWKRAVEAWPPYADYQTKTERQIPVFVLSPQD; translated from the coding sequence ATGCCTCTCACCGGTGAATACGAACCCAGCCCCAGCTCGTGGGCCGCGGACCAGGTCGATCTGTACGAGCGCTCCGGCGGCACCGAGGGAACGACGATGGAGGGCAAGCCCGTCGTCGTCCTGACCACCAAGGGCGCCAAGTCCGGCAAGCTGCGCAAGACGCCGCTCATGCGCGTCGAGCACGACGGGCAGTACGCGGTGGTCGCGTCGCTCGGCGGCGCCCCGCAGCACCCGGTCTGGTACCACAACGTGGTCGCCGACCCGCACGTCGAGTTGCAGGACGGTCCGGTCAAGCAGGACATGATCGCGCGCGAGGTCACCGGCGACGAGAAGGCCGAGTGGTGGAAGCGTGCGGTCGAGGCGTGGCCGCCCTATGCCGACTACCAGACCAAGACCGAGCGTCAGATTCCGGTCTTCGTGTTGTCCCCGCAGGACTAG
- the ilvA gene encoding threonine ammonia-lyase IlvA, which produces MSNSPKLAELKVTSPALTADEIDAAAERIAHIIDATPLQLSDRLSALTGARVYLKREDLQVVRSYKLRGAYNLIMQLNDAERAAGVVTASAGNHAQGVAFACRAMEIRGRIYVPANTPKQKRDRIMVHGGGFVELIPTGETYDAAAAAAAADVERTGATMVPPFDDARTAAGQGTIAAEILEQLGQAPDSVIVPVGGGGCIAGIATYLHERAPQTTIVGVEPVGAASMTAALVAGGPVTLPEVDPFVDGAAVKRVGDLPYAVVSELGASVVSHASLPLVAGTRTGHGSEKFAMTQVDEGAICTAMLELYQNEGIIAEPAGALSVTALGHLDVEPGSTVVCLISGGNNDVSRYGEILERSLVHLGLKHYFLVDFPQEPGALRRFLDEVLGPDDDITLFEYVKRNNRETGAALVGVELGSADGLTDLLDRMRASRLQVEQLEPGSPAYRYLT; this is translated from the coding sequence GTGTCAAATTCGCCGAAACTCGCAGAACTGAAGGTCACCTCGCCCGCTCTCACCGCGGACGAGATCGATGCTGCTGCCGAGCGAATTGCGCACATTATCGACGCGACACCCCTGCAGCTCAGTGATCGACTGTCGGCGCTGACCGGCGCTCGGGTGTACCTCAAGCGTGAAGATCTTCAGGTGGTCCGCTCCTACAAGCTGCGCGGCGCCTACAACCTGATCATGCAGTTGAACGACGCCGAGCGCGCCGCGGGTGTGGTCACGGCCAGCGCCGGCAACCATGCGCAGGGTGTGGCGTTCGCGTGCCGGGCGATGGAGATCCGCGGGCGCATCTACGTTCCGGCCAACACGCCCAAGCAGAAGCGCGACCGGATCATGGTCCACGGCGGTGGCTTCGTCGAACTGATCCCGACGGGGGAGACCTACGACGCCGCCGCGGCCGCCGCGGCCGCCGACGTCGAGCGGACGGGCGCCACCATGGTGCCGCCGTTCGACGACGCCCGCACCGCGGCGGGCCAGGGCACCATCGCGGCGGAGATCCTCGAGCAGCTGGGTCAGGCGCCGGACAGCGTGATTGTCCCGGTCGGCGGCGGCGGTTGCATCGCCGGCATCGCCACGTACCTGCACGAGCGCGCGCCGCAGACCACGATCGTTGGTGTCGAGCCGGTGGGGGCGGCGTCGATGACGGCGGCCCTCGTCGCCGGTGGCCCGGTGACGCTGCCCGAGGTCGACCCGTTCGTCGACGGTGCCGCGGTCAAGCGGGTCGGCGACCTGCCCTACGCGGTGGTCTCCGAGCTCGGCGCGAGCGTCGTCTCGCACGCGTCGCTGCCGTTGGTGGCGGGCACCCGCACGGGGCACGGCTCGGAGAAGTTCGCGATGACCCAGGTCGACGAGGGCGCGATCTGCACCGCGATGCTGGAGCTGTACCAGAACGAGGGCATCATCGCCGAGCCTGCCGGTGCGTTGTCGGTGACCGCGCTCGGTCATCTCGATGTCGAGCCGGGGAGCACCGTGGTGTGCCTGATCTCGGGTGGCAACAACGACGTGTCCCGGTACGGCGAGATCCTCGAGCGCTCGCTTGTCCACCTCGGTCTCAAGCACTACTTCCTGGTGGACTTCCCGCAGGAGCCGGGTGCGCTGCGTCGATTCCTCGACGAGGTGCTCGGGCCGGACGACGACATCACCCTGTTCGAGTACGTCAAGCGCAACAACCGGGAGACGGGTGCCGCGCTGGTCGGCGTCGAGCTCGGTTCGGCGGACGGGTTGACCGACCTGCTCGACCGGATGCGTGCCTCGCGCCTCCAGGTGGAACAGCTCGAGCCCGGGTCCCCGGCGTACCGCTACCTCACGTAG
- a CDS encoding pyruvate dehydrogenase, producing MAAKTVADQLVSQLVDAGVQRIYGIVGDSLNPVVDAVRRTGGSASGGIDWVHVRHEEVAAFAAAAEAQITGRLAVCAGSCGPGNLHLINGLYDANRSGAPVLAIASHIPSAQIGTGYFQETHPDRLFVECSRYNEMISVPVQAPRIVQSAMQHAIAQSGVAVITLPGDVADQPAEGSAPPLVRTGTPSVVPAEDDVRALADAINTASAVAIFAGAGVRGARDELLALADAIGAPVGHSLRGKEWIQYDNPFDVGMTGLLGYGAAHDGIHGADLLLLVGTDFPYDQFLPDDVRTAQIDIAAEKLGRRTGVDLAVHGDTRSVLRALAPLVDRKSDRGFLDRTLDRHEKLMTKVVGAYTEAAKQRVPIHPEFAASILDDLAADNAIFTADTGMCNVWTARYLNPNGRRRFLSSALHGSMANALPHAIGAQFARPDRQVVAMSGDGGLSMLLGDLVTVAMYKLPVKIVVFDNSTLGMVKLEMLVDGLPDFGVDVPSVDYAAVAAALGIYSRRIENPADLESGLRSALDHDGPALVDIVTDPNALSLPPTITGEQVRGFALAMSRMVMNGGVGEAVQMAKSNLRNVPRPSQFSRKD from the coding sequence ATGGCGGCGAAAACTGTTGCGGATCAACTCGTTTCCCAATTGGTGGATGCGGGCGTGCAGCGTATCTACGGCATCGTCGGAGACAGTCTCAATCCGGTCGTGGACGCGGTGCGGCGCACGGGCGGATCGGCATCCGGTGGCATCGACTGGGTCCACGTCCGGCACGAGGAAGTCGCGGCCTTCGCGGCCGCGGCCGAGGCACAGATCACCGGCAGGCTCGCGGTGTGCGCGGGCTCGTGCGGCCCCGGGAACCTGCATCTGATCAACGGCCTGTACGACGCGAACCGCTCGGGCGCGCCGGTGCTTGCGATCGCGTCCCACATTCCGAGCGCGCAGATCGGGACCGGATACTTCCAGGAAACGCATCCCGACCGGCTGTTCGTCGAGTGCTCCCGGTACAACGAGATGATCAGCGTCCCCGTGCAGGCGCCGCGGATCGTGCAGAGCGCGATGCAGCACGCGATCGCGCAGTCCGGGGTCGCCGTGATCACGCTGCCGGGCGATGTCGCCGATCAGCCGGCGGAGGGCTCGGCGCCCCCGCTCGTGCGGACCGGCACCCCGTCGGTGGTGCCGGCGGAGGACGACGTCCGGGCGCTCGCCGACGCGATCAACACCGCGTCGGCGGTGGCGATCTTCGCCGGTGCCGGTGTCCGCGGCGCCCGCGACGAACTGCTCGCCCTCGCGGACGCGATCGGTGCCCCGGTCGGACATTCCCTGCGGGGCAAGGAGTGGATCCAGTACGACAACCCGTTCGACGTCGGCATGACCGGTCTGCTCGGCTACGGCGCGGCGCACGACGGCATCCACGGCGCGGATCTGCTGCTGCTGGTCGGGACCGACTTCCCGTACGACCAGTTCCTGCCCGACGACGTGCGCACCGCGCAGATCGACATCGCGGCGGAGAAACTCGGCCGGCGCACGGGCGTCGACCTCGCGGTGCACGGCGACACGCGGTCGGTGCTGCGGGCGCTCGCGCCGCTCGTCGACCGCAAGTCCGATCGCGGCTTCCTCGACCGGACCCTCGACCGGCACGAGAAGCTCATGACGAAGGTCGTCGGGGCCTACACCGAGGCGGCCAAGCAGCGGGTCCCGATCCATCCCGAGTTCGCGGCGTCGATCCTCGACGACCTCGCCGCCGACAACGCGATCTTCACCGCGGACACCGGCATGTGCAATGTGTGGACCGCCCGCTACCTCAATCCCAACGGCCGACGCCGGTTCCTGTCGTCGGCCCTGCACGGTTCGATGGCGAACGCGCTGCCGCACGCGATCGGCGCGCAGTTCGCGCGGCCGGACCGTCAGGTGGTGGCGATGTCGGGTGACGGCGGGCTGTCGATGCTGCTGGGCGATCTCGTCACCGTCGCGATGTACAAGCTGCCGGTCAAGATCGTCGTGTTCGACAACTCGACGCTCGGCATGGTCAAGCTCGAGATGTTGGTCGACGGCCTGCCCGATTTCGGTGTCGATGTCCCGTCCGTCGACTATGCGGCTGTTGCTGCGGCGCTGGGGATCTACTCCCGAAGGATCGAGAATCCGGCCGATCTGGAGTCGGGATTGCGGTCGGCGCTCGACCACGACGGTCCGGCGCTGGTCGACATCGTCACCGATCCGAACGCGCTGTCGTTGCCCCCCACCATCACCGGCGAGCAGGTGCGTGGCTTCGCGCTGGCGATGTCGCGGATGGTGATGAACGGCGGTGTGGGAGAAGCTGTTCAGATGGCGAAGTCCAATCTGCGGAATGTGCCGCGGCCGTCGCAGTTCTCGCGGAAGGATTGA
- a CDS encoding MFS transporter, translating into MSLGTVRDPHDVRAGRKDWLGLVVLAFAVLLISVDATVLDLALPFISEDLAPSSTQLLWIIDVYSFVLAGLLVTMGTLGDRIGRRKLLLIGAAGFGLASLIAAWSASPEMLIAARVLQGVSGATLMPATLGLIRTMFVNPRQRTTAIGVWGAMAGGGAAAGPLVGGWLLEHYWWGSVFLINIPVMIALIALGPLVIPESKNPEPGRFDLASAGLSIVAMIPMVYAVKESVVHGPSWILTGVGLVGALAGWVFIRRQRSIADPMIDLSLFARPAFSTAVVTNLLSIFALAGVLFFGSQYLQLVLGYSPLEAGLLMLPGTLVSAAASLAAAWLVRRWEPSRVLSVGLVIAALGAAVMIALGPDSGPEAFVVGFILAGAGVGVALTLTSDLVVSAVEPERAGAASAVSETAYELGVALGVAVLGSVVLAIFRRGLDVSALDADQAHIAQGTLGGAVEVSKSMPVEQAAALVDSAQAAFVDGMHIAAGATAVILIATAILVARMLRRR; encoded by the coding sequence ATGTCTCTGGGTACGGTGCGGGATCCGCACGACGTTCGGGCCGGCCGGAAGGACTGGCTCGGGCTGGTCGTGCTCGCCTTCGCGGTCCTTCTCATCTCTGTCGACGCGACAGTGCTGGACCTGGCGCTGCCGTTCATCAGTGAGGACTTGGCGCCGAGCAGCACGCAGCTGCTGTGGATCATCGACGTCTATTCGTTCGTACTCGCCGGCCTGCTGGTCACGATGGGCACGCTCGGCGACCGGATCGGGCGCCGGAAGCTGCTTCTCATCGGTGCGGCCGGGTTCGGCCTGGCGTCGTTGATCGCCGCATGGTCGGCCAGCCCCGAGATGCTGATCGCCGCCCGTGTCCTGCAGGGCGTCTCGGGTGCAACGCTGATGCCTGCGACACTGGGCCTGATCCGGACCATGTTCGTCAACCCGCGTCAGCGCACCACCGCGATCGGCGTGTGGGGCGCGATGGCCGGCGGCGGCGCCGCGGCCGGACCGCTGGTCGGCGGCTGGCTGCTCGAGCACTACTGGTGGGGTTCGGTGTTCCTCATCAACATTCCGGTGATGATCGCGCTCATCGCCCTCGGCCCGCTGGTGATTCCGGAGTCGAAGAACCCGGAGCCGGGGCGCTTCGACCTCGCCAGCGCCGGATTGTCGATCGTGGCAATGATCCCGATGGTCTACGCGGTCAAGGAGTCCGTCGTGCACGGCCCGTCGTGGATTCTCACCGGAGTCGGTCTCGTCGGCGCCCTCGCCGGTTGGGTGTTCATCCGCAGGCAGCGGTCCATCGCCGACCCGATGATCGATCTGTCGTTGTTTGCGCGGCCGGCGTTCTCGACGGCGGTCGTGACGAACCTGCTGTCGATCTTCGCGCTCGCCGGCGTGCTGTTCTTCGGATCGCAGTACCTGCAGCTGGTGCTCGGCTACAGCCCACTGGAGGCGGGTCTGCTGATGCTGCCCGGCACGCTCGTCAGCGCGGCCGCGTCGCTCGCGGCGGCATGGCTCGTGCGTCGCTGGGAGCCCAGTCGGGTACTGAGCGTCGGACTCGTGATCGCCGCCCTCGGTGCGGCGGTGATGATCGCGCTGGGGCCGGACAGTGGGCCGGAGGCGTTCGTCGTCGGATTCATCCTGGCCGGCGCCGGAGTCGGCGTGGCGTTGACGCTCACCTCCGACCTGGTGGTCAGCGCGGTCGAGCCGGAACGTGCGGGTGCCGCGTCGGCGGTCTCCGAGACCGCGTACGAACTGGGAGTGGCGCTGGGTGTCGCCGTGCTCGGCAGTGTGGTGCTCGCGATCTTCCGTCGCGGCCTGGACGTCTCGGCGCTGGACGCGGATCAGGCGCACATCGCGCAGGGCACGCTCGGGGGCGCGGTGGAGGTGTCGAAGTCGATGCCGGTGGAGCAGGCGGCCGCGTTAGTCGACTCGGCCCAAGCGGCCTTCGTCGACGGCATGCACATCGCTGCCGGAGCAACCGCGGTCATCCTGATCGCGACCGCGATCCTGGTGGCGCGGATGCTGCGCCGGCGTTGA